The Peribacillus sp. FSL E2-0218 genome contains a region encoding:
- a CDS encoding metal-sulfur cluster assembly factor translates to MDQDTKDVILGALEQVIDPELGIDIVNLGLVYDVDMDEAGLTTVTMTLTAMGCPLAGTIVDQVKLVLEDIPEVKETDVKIVWSPPWTRDKMSRYAKIALGIK, encoded by the coding sequence GTGGATCAAGATACAAAAGACGTTATTCTTGGAGCTTTGGAGCAGGTCATTGACCCTGAGCTTGGTATAGATATCGTGAATTTAGGTTTGGTATATGATGTGGACATGGATGAAGCAGGTCTGACTACAGTTACGATGACGTTGACCGCAATGGGCTGTCCGCTAGCTGGGACGATAGTCGATCAAGTGAAATTGGTTCTTGAAGATATCCCGGAGGTCAAGGAGACAGATGTGAAGATTGTCTGGAGTCCGCCATGGACCAGAGACAAAATGTCCAGATATGCCAAAATCGCATTGGGAATCAAATAA
- the moaA gene encoding GTP 3',8-cyclase MoaA, which yields MNKPIKDSLGRPLRDLRISVIDRCNFRCQYCMPAEIFDDSFQFLPKSELLSYEEIVRVSQIFADLGVKKLRLTGGEPLLRKDLPILIAALVNIEGIEDIGLTTNGVYLKKHAEKLMMAGLQRVNVSLDSLDDELFKQMNGRGIGIEPVICGIRAAKEAGLGVKVNMVVKKGTNESQILPMTRFCKEEGITLRFIEFMDVGHTNGWQLKNVVTKMELLEMLQTEFDLEPVEEEYYGEVAKRFRHKGTNTEVGFITSVSESFCSSCTRARLSANGSLYTCLFNGKGHDLKSVLRSDMADEDLTELILSLWNDRDDRYSDERAAGTLKGQEKIEMSFIGG from the coding sequence TTGAATAAACCTATAAAAGATTCATTGGGCAGACCATTGAGGGATCTAAGGATATCCGTCATCGATCGGTGTAACTTCCGCTGTCAATACTGCATGCCAGCAGAAATTTTTGATGATTCGTTTCAATTCCTCCCAAAAAGTGAACTGTTATCTTATGAGGAAATCGTGAGGGTTTCGCAGATATTTGCTGACTTAGGAGTTAAAAAGCTCAGATTGACGGGCGGGGAACCATTGTTGCGGAAGGATCTTCCTATACTGATAGCTGCGCTCGTTAACATTGAAGGGATAGAAGATATTGGATTGACCACGAATGGCGTATATTTGAAAAAACATGCCGAGAAGTTGATGATGGCTGGTTTACAGAGAGTGAATGTCAGCTTGGACAGCCTCGATGATGAACTGTTTAAGCAGATGAATGGCAGGGGGATCGGGATCGAGCCGGTTATTTGTGGCATAAGAGCTGCCAAAGAAGCCGGTCTTGGTGTTAAAGTGAATATGGTGGTGAAAAAAGGAACCAATGAATCTCAGATCCTTCCCATGACCCGTTTTTGTAAAGAAGAGGGCATCACCTTACGGTTTATCGAATTCATGGATGTCGGTCATACAAATGGCTGGCAATTGAAGAATGTGGTAACGAAAATGGAATTGCTTGAAATGCTTCAAACTGAATTCGACCTGGAGCCTGTGGAAGAAGAGTATTATGGAGAAGTGGCAAAACGCTTCCGTCATAAAGGAACGAATACGGAAGTGGGCTTCATAACATCCGTATCCGAGTCTTTTTGTTCCAGTTGTACACGTGCCCGCTTATCTGCCAATGGAAGTTTATACACGTGCCTGTTCAATGGAAAGGGCCACGATTTGAAGTCCGTGCTCCGTTCTGACATGGCGGATGAGGATTTGACCGAGCTCATCCTTTCATTGTGGAATGATAGGGATGACCGCTATTCAGATGAACGGGCAGCGGGAACCTTGAAAGGACAGGAAAAAATCGAGATGTCATTCATCGGAGGTTAA
- a CDS encoding Crp/Fnr family transcriptional regulator encodes MNGSSLSKRLHALLDNRQHIKHMEKGCFLFQESTSANDLYYILSGKVELSKVVPDGRDLTLRICSENDLVGETILFSLNPKYMMNAKMLEDGNVAVISKESLEQKISSDSSLAIEMITWLSAQNRKNQAKFRDMLLHGKKGAFYSTLIRLSNSYGKEVEDGKVINFPFTNQELANFCGSSREVVNRLLSHLRKNDVVSIKKGIITILDIDYLKQEIDCENCPIEICTID; translated from the coding sequence ATGAATGGATCATCGTTATCAAAACGGTTGCATGCCCTTTTAGATAATAGACAGCACATTAAACATATGGAAAAAGGATGCTTCCTTTTTCAGGAAAGCACCTCCGCAAATGATTTATATTACATATTGAGCGGCAAAGTGGAGCTGAGCAAGGTTGTTCCAGACGGACGGGATTTAACTTTGCGCATTTGTTCGGAGAATGACTTGGTTGGAGAAACCATCCTTTTTTCTCTTAATCCAAAATATATGATGAATGCAAAAATGTTGGAAGATGGCAATGTGGCGGTTATATCAAAAGAATCGCTGGAACAGAAAATTTCCTCCGATAGCAGCCTTGCAATCGAGATGATAACTTGGTTGTCCGCTCAAAACCGCAAAAATCAGGCGAAATTCCGCGATATGCTCCTGCACGGAAAAAAAGGGGCATTTTACTCTACCCTCATCCGTTTATCAAATAGCTATGGGAAGGAAGTTGAAGATGGCAAAGTCATCAATTTTCCCTTTACAAACCAAGAACTCGCCAATTTTTGCGGGTCATCACGTGAGGTGGTCAATCGATTGCTCTCTCATTTAAGGAAAAATGATGTCGTCTCCATCAAAAAGGGGATCATTACGATTCTTGACATTGATTATTTAAAACAAGAGATCGATTGTGAAAACTGTCCAATCGAAATCTGCACGATCGATTGA
- the argC gene encoding N-acetyl-gamma-glutamyl-phosphate reductase produces MFVSIIGATGYGGLELIRILNNHPQFKIKSLHTSSQFGRSLHEENAHLMHMKDKLEKIDPEAIAKHSDIVFLATPSGVSSRLISEFSDLDIKVIDLSGDLRLQTPGEYEYWYKKPAAPKPIIEEAVYGLSEWNAKAIKKSNIVANPGCYPTASLLGLAPLYTEGLAGAASDVVIDAKSGVSGAGKSPSAVTHFSEMNENFKIYKVNQHQHIPEIEQQLGRWSPGMQPIQPITFNTHLVPMTRGIMATMYIKVDRQTSWEELVDLYKTVYEDHPFVRVQPLAQFPSTKQVYGSNFCDVGVAHDERTGKVTVVSVIDNLMKGAAGQAIQNANLLMGLEETAGLWNSPLYP; encoded by the coding sequence GTGTTTGTATCAATTATAGGCGCCACAGGTTATGGAGGGCTGGAATTAATCAGGATTTTGAATAATCATCCGCAATTCAAAATTAAATCATTACATACTTCATCCCAATTTGGTCGAAGTTTACATGAAGAAAATGCACATTTAATGCATATGAAAGACAAATTGGAAAAAATTGATCCGGAGGCTATCGCTAAACACTCGGATATTGTATTCCTTGCCACCCCTTCAGGTGTATCTTCGCGATTGATTTCCGAATTTTCAGACCTTGATATTAAGGTGATTGATTTATCCGGTGATCTTAGGCTTCAAACCCCGGGTGAATATGAATACTGGTATAAGAAACCGGCAGCGCCAAAGCCCATCATTGAAGAAGCCGTATACGGATTGTCTGAATGGAATGCAAAAGCGATAAAGAAATCGAATATTGTTGCCAATCCAGGGTGCTACCCTACGGCATCACTTCTAGGCCTTGCTCCTTTGTATACGGAAGGGTTGGCTGGCGCAGCTTCAGATGTGGTAATCGACGCGAAATCCGGAGTTTCCGGAGCGGGTAAATCCCCTTCAGCCGTAACACATTTTAGCGAAATGAATGAGAACTTCAAAATATATAAAGTGAATCAGCATCAACATATACCGGAAATCGAACAGCAGCTTGGGCGATGGTCGCCGGGGATGCAGCCTATACAACCCATTACCTTCAATACCCATCTCGTTCCGATGACTAGGGGCATAATGGCAACGATGTATATAAAGGTGGATCGTCAAACCTCATGGGAGGAATTGGTCGACTTATACAAAACAGTTTACGAGGATCATCCATTTGTCCGGGTACAGCCGCTCGCTCAATTTCCATCCACGAAACAGGTGTACGGATCGAATTTCTGTGATGTCGGTGTCGCCCATGATGAAAGAACTGGTAAAGTAACGGTGGTTTCGGTCATTGATAATTTAATGAAGGGTGCTGCAGGCCAGGCCATTCAAAATGCCAATCTATTAATGGGACTGGAAGAAACGGCAGGGCTTTGGAACAGTCCCCTTTATCCTTAA
- the argJ gene encoding bifunctional ornithine acetyltransferase/N-acetylglutamate synthase, with protein sequence MNTLQTVEEIKQIKDGNILIAQGFKASGVHAGLRYSKKDVGIIFTETPASAAAVYTQNLVQAAPIDVTKDSIAATGKLHGIVVNSACANACTGKQGIKDAKEMRKLAAQKFGLEDHAFAVASTGVIGEYMEMEKVKKGIDVLQPNHTPGAAEDFGTAILTTDIVTKSCGYETVIDGKTVKMGGAAKGSGMIHPNMATMLGFITTDAVIESADLQLALSSITNDTFNQITVDGDCSTNDMVLVLANGEANNEPLTPTHHQWSIFLELLKQTSENLAKQIAKDGEGATKLIEVNVHGMHTKQDCQMMAKTIVGSNLVKTAAFGADANWGRIIAAMGRSGVEFQPDQATIVFGDIVVLKDGEPVLFSEEEAKAYLENENIIIHVFLKDGQEIGTAWGCDLTYDYVKINGSYRS encoded by the coding sequence ATGAATACATTACAGACAGTTGAAGAAATCAAACAGATTAAAGACGGAAACATCTTAATTGCACAAGGCTTCAAGGCATCAGGGGTCCATGCTGGATTGCGGTACTCAAAAAAAGACGTTGGCATCATTTTTACCGAGACACCAGCTTCAGCCGCTGCGGTTTATACCCAAAATTTAGTTCAAGCGGCTCCAATCGATGTAACCAAGGATAGCATTGCGGCTACAGGGAAACTTCACGGTATCGTGGTCAATAGTGCATGTGCGAATGCTTGTACTGGAAAACAAGGCATAAAGGATGCAAAGGAAATGAGAAAGCTGGCGGCGCAAAAATTCGGCTTGGAGGATCATGCATTCGCAGTCGCTTCTACCGGTGTCATCGGAGAATACATGGAAATGGAAAAAGTGAAAAAAGGCATAGACGTATTGCAGCCAAATCATACACCCGGGGCTGCTGAAGATTTTGGAACTGCCATTTTAACAACGGATATCGTAACCAAGAGCTGCGGCTATGAAACGGTCATCGACGGCAAAACCGTGAAAATGGGCGGAGCGGCGAAAGGGTCGGGAATGATTCATCCAAACATGGCCACCATGCTCGGTTTCATAACAACGGACGCTGTCATCGAATCTGCGGACTTACAGCTTGCCTTGTCCTCAATTACGAATGATACCTTCAATCAAATCACGGTCGATGGCGATTGTTCCACGAATGACATGGTATTGGTGCTGGCGAATGGAGAGGCGAATAATGAACCTTTGACACCCACACATCATCAATGGTCCATTTTCTTGGAATTACTGAAACAAACTTCCGAAAATCTGGCCAAACAAATCGCCAAAGACGGGGAAGGGGCCACGAAGCTGATAGAAGTGAATGTCCATGGGATGCATACAAAGCAAGATTGCCAGATGATGGCGAAGACGATCGTGGGTTCGAATCTAGTGAAAACGGCAGCGTTTGGCGCTGATGCGAACTGGGGACGAATCATAGCGGCGATGGGAAGAAGCGGAGTGGAATTCCAGCCTGATCAAGCAACGATCGTATTTGGTGATATTGTCGTACTTAAAGATGGTGAACCGGTCCTATTTTCTGAGGAAGAAGCAAAGGCCTACCTTGAAAATGAAAATATCATCATTCATGTCTTTTTGAAGGATGGGCAGGAAATAGGAACGGCATGGGGCTGTGATTTAACATATGACTACGTAAAAATAAACGGAAGCTATCGTTCTTAA
- the argB gene encoding acetylglutamate kinase, producing MNILVIKCGGSIINELSESFFHSVNQLQDRGYHIVFVHGGGPDINSMMEKFEIEPIFEDGLRKTTAEVLGIVELMLAGKSNRSLVHKLETHGIRAVGLNGSDGGILTGGFIDEQKLGAVGEIQQVNPELLGILLEKGYCPVLTPISITGEGTKLNVNADMAAGSVAKALSAEMCLFVTDVKGVLKDEQIIESLTETETLGLILDGSIHGGMIPKVNTALSVLNKGVGEVMIVSGKDHFYRAGQFIGTKFLQEEGVIQ from the coding sequence ATGAATATATTGGTCATCAAGTGCGGGGGCAGCATCATTAATGAGTTATCGGAGTCTTTTTTCCATAGTGTCAATCAGCTGCAGGATCGCGGCTATCATATTGTCTTTGTTCATGGCGGCGGTCCTGATATCAATTCGATGATGGAAAAATTCGAGATCGAGCCAATCTTTGAGGACGGGTTAAGAAAGACGACCGCGGAAGTATTGGGAATCGTCGAACTCATGCTGGCTGGCAAATCGAACCGAAGTCTCGTTCATAAACTGGAAACGCACGGAATTCGGGCAGTGGGCTTGAATGGATCGGATGGCGGGATTCTTACAGGCGGGTTTATCGATGAACAAAAACTGGGAGCTGTTGGAGAGATACAGCAAGTCAATCCGGAATTGCTGGGGATTTTATTGGAAAAGGGGTATTGTCCGGTATTGACACCAATCTCGATAACGGGTGAGGGCACCAAATTGAATGTGAATGCCGATATGGCTGCAGGCTCTGTAGCGAAGGCACTCTCTGCAGAAATGTGTTTATTTGTGACCGATGTAAAAGGGGTTTTAAAGGATGAGCAAATCATTGAGAGTTTGACTGAAACGGAAACATTGGGCTTGATCTTGGATGGGAGCATCCATGGCGGAATGATCCCGAAGGTCAATACAGCACTGTCGGTGCTCAATAAGGGGGTTGGGGAAGTGATGATCGTTAGCGGGAAAGATCATTTTTATAGAGCTGGACAGTTCATCGGCACGAAATTTCTTCAGGAAGAGGGGGTCATTCAATGA